A genomic stretch from Lysobacter ciconiae includes:
- a CDS encoding peptidylprolyl isomerase → MSLIANFDTERGPIRIELAADKAPLTVANFVNLAQRGFYDGLNFHRVLADFMVQGGCPQGTGTGGPGYRFEDETGNGLAHERGVLSMANAGPGTNGSQFFITHVPCSWLDGKHTVFGKVIEGQEIVDSVKQGDKIKSVKIEGDADAALAAKADRVAEWNKTLDAAQGS, encoded by the coding sequence ATGAGCCTGATAGCCAATTTCGATACCGAGCGCGGCCCGATCCGCATTGAGCTGGCCGCCGACAAGGCGCCGCTGACGGTCGCCAACTTCGTCAACCTGGCCCAGCGCGGCTTCTACGACGGCCTGAATTTCCACCGCGTCCTGGCCGATTTCATGGTCCAGGGCGGCTGCCCGCAGGGCACCGGCACCGGCGGTCCCGGCTACCGTTTCGAAGACGAGACCGGCAACGGCCTGGCCCACGAGCGCGGCGTGCTGTCGATGGCCAATGCGGGCCCGGGCACGAACGGCAGCCAGTTCTTCATCACCCACGTGCCGTGCTCATGGCTGGATGGCAAGCACACCGTGTTCGGCAAGGTGATCGAAGGCCAGGAGATCGTTGACAGCGTCAAGCAGGGCGACAAGATCAAGTCGGTCAAGATCGAAGGCGACGCCGATGCGGCACTGGCGGCCAAGGCCGACCGCGTTGCGGAGTGGAACAAGACCCTCGACGCCGCGCAAGGCAGCTGA
- a CDS encoding disulfide bond formation protein B: MTTPATPASRFRRRFLLGFLACAGLIGYALYTQFYGGLLPCPLCIFQRVAFAALGLVFLIGGVHAPLARAGRRTYGGLAFLAALVGMAVAGNHVRLQHLPPDQVPACGPGLDYMLEAMPLTGVIRKVMTGSGECAEVDWSFLGLAMPAWSLIWFVLLGAWALYAAARSD, encoded by the coding sequence ATGACGACACCCGCAACGCCTGCCTCCCGTTTCCGCCGCCGTTTCCTGCTGGGCTTTCTTGCCTGCGCCGGCCTGATCGGCTACGCGCTCTACACGCAATTCTACGGCGGGCTGCTGCCGTGTCCGTTGTGCATCTTCCAGCGGGTCGCATTTGCGGCGCTCGGGCTGGTGTTCCTGATCGGCGGAGTGCACGCACCGCTCGCGCGGGCGGGGCGACGAACATACGGCGGACTGGCCTTCCTGGCTGCCCTGGTTGGGATGGCAGTGGCCGGCAACCACGTCCGTCTGCAGCATCTGCCGCCCGACCAGGTGCCTGCCTGCGGCCCGGGACTGGACTACATGCTCGAAGCGATGCCTTTGACCGGCGTGATCCGCAAGGTCATGACCGGATCGGGCGAGTGCGCGGAAGTGGACTGGAGCTTTCTCGGCCTGGCGATGCCGGCCTGGAGCCTGATCTGGTTTGTTCTGCTGGGCGCCTGGGCCCTGTACGCGGCCGCGCGTAGCGACTGA
- a CDS encoding malate dehydrogenase, whose translation MKNPVRVAVTGAAGQIGYSLLFRIASGEMLGKDQPVILQMLELPMEKAQAALKGVMMELEDCAFPLLAGIIGTDDAEVAFKDADFALLVGARPRGPGMERKDLLLENAKIFTAQGAALNKVASRDVKVLVVGNPANTNAYIAMKSAPDLDPANFTAMLRLDHNRALSQLANKAGVPVGDIEKLVVWGNHSPTMYPDYRFATVNGESLKDRINDADWNANTFIPQVGKRGAAIIEARGLSSAASAANAAIDHMRDWVLGSDGKWVTMGVPSDGSYGIPEGIIYGVPVISENGKYTRVEGLEVDDFSRAAMDKTLAELEEERAGVAHLLG comes from the coding sequence ATGAAGAATCCCGTTCGCGTTGCCGTTACCGGCGCTGCCGGCCAGATCGGTTACTCCCTGCTGTTCCGCATCGCGTCCGGCGAGATGCTCGGCAAGGACCAGCCGGTGATCCTGCAGATGCTCGAGCTGCCGATGGAGAAAGCCCAGGCCGCACTGAAGGGCGTGATGATGGAGCTGGAAGACTGCGCGTTTCCGCTGCTGGCCGGCATCATCGGTACCGATGACGCCGAAGTCGCCTTCAAGGATGCCGACTTCGCCCTGCTGGTTGGCGCGCGCCCGCGTGGCCCGGGCATGGAGCGCAAGGACCTGCTGCTGGAGAACGCGAAGATCTTCACCGCCCAAGGCGCGGCGCTGAACAAGGTCGCCAGCCGCGATGTCAAGGTGCTGGTGGTGGGCAACCCGGCCAACACCAACGCCTACATTGCGATGAAGTCCGCGCCCGATCTGGACCCGGCCAACTTCACCGCGATGCTGCGCCTGGACCACAACCGCGCGCTGTCGCAGCTCGCCAACAAGGCCGGCGTGCCGGTCGGCGACATCGAGAAGCTGGTCGTGTGGGGCAACCACAGCCCGACCATGTACCCCGACTACCGCTTCGCCACCGTCAACGGCGAGTCGCTGAAAGACAGGATCAACGACGCCGACTGGAACGCCAACACCTTCATTCCGCAGGTCGGCAAGCGGGGCGCAGCGATCATCGAGGCGCGCGGCCTGTCCTCGGCGGCCTCGGCGGCCAATGCCGCCATCGACCACATGCGTGACTGGGTGCTGGGCAGCGACGGCAAGTGGGTGACCATGGGCGTCCCCTCCGACGGCAGCTACGGCATCCCCGAGGGCATCATCTACGGCGTGCCGGTGATCTCCGAAAACGGCAAGTACACGCGCGTGGAAGGCCTGGAAGTCGACGACTTCAGTCGCGCCGCGATGGACAAAACGCTCGCCGAACTGGAAGAAGAGCGCGCCGGGGTTGCGCACCTGCTGGGCTGA
- the secY gene encoding preprotein translocase subunit SecY, which yields MAGMGGGLGKFTELRQRLMFVLGALVVYRVGCYIPVPGVNPEAMLRLMESQQGTIVDMFNMFSGGALERFSLFALNVMPYISASIIMQLMVQILPSMKAIQKEGESGRRKITQWSRLGAIPLAVFQAWGIATALQAGGASQGIPVVYSPGAGFVITAVISLTAGTMFLMWLGEQVTERGIGNGVSLIIFAGIVAGLPSAALNMFEQVRNGEMGTLTAMAVVAIVLAVTFFVVFVERGQRRITVNYARRQGGRSAYMNQSSFLPLKLNMSGVIPPIFASSIVMFPATAATWFSQGDSSSFMLKVSQWLNPGEPLHMLLYGGLIAGFTFFYTALVFNSQETADNLKKSGALIPGIRPGKATADYVDGVLTRLTAAGATYLVIVCLLPEVMRSQMGTSFYFGGTSLLIVVVVVMDFIAQIQAHLMSHQYESLLKKANLKGSRGGAGAR from the coding sequence CTGGGAGCACTGGTCGTCTACCGGGTGGGATGTTACATCCCGGTGCCGGGCGTCAATCCCGAGGCGATGTTGCGCTTGATGGAAAGCCAGCAGGGCACCATCGTGGACATGTTCAACATGTTCTCCGGTGGTGCGCTGGAGCGCTTCAGCCTGTTCGCGCTGAACGTGATGCCCTACATCTCCGCGTCCATCATCATGCAGCTGATGGTGCAGATCCTGCCCAGCATGAAGGCGATCCAGAAAGAGGGCGAGTCGGGCCGGCGCAAGATCACCCAGTGGTCGCGCCTTGGTGCGATCCCGTTGGCGGTGTTCCAGGCCTGGGGCATTGCAACGGCGCTGCAGGCCGGCGGCGCCAGCCAGGGCATTCCGGTGGTCTACAGCCCCGGCGCCGGCTTTGTCATCACCGCGGTCATCTCGCTTACCGCCGGCACCATGTTCCTGATGTGGCTGGGCGAGCAGGTAACCGAGCGCGGCATTGGCAACGGTGTCTCGCTGATCATTTTCGCCGGCATCGTCGCAGGGCTGCCGTCGGCCGCGTTGAACATGTTCGAGCAGGTCCGCAACGGCGAGATGGGCACGCTCACCGCCATGGCGGTCGTCGCCATCGTATTGGCCGTTACCTTCTTCGTGGTGTTTGTCGAGCGTGGCCAGCGGCGGATCACGGTCAATTACGCGCGCCGCCAAGGCGGCCGCAGCGCGTACATGAACCAGTCCTCGTTCCTGCCGCTGAAGCTCAACATGTCGGGCGTGATCCCGCCGATCTTCGCGTCCAGCATCGTGATGTTCCCGGCAACCGCGGCAACGTGGTTCAGCCAGGGGGATTCGTCGTCGTTCATGCTCAAGGTCAGCCAATGGCTGAATCCGGGCGAGCCACTGCACATGCTGCTTTACGGTGGCCTGATCGCGGGCTTCACGTTCTTCTATACGGCGCTGGTCTTCAACTCGCAGGAGACCGCCGACAACCTGAAGAAGTCGGGGGCCCTGATTCCGGGCATCCGTCCGGGCAAGGCGACCGCCGACTATGTCGACGGGGTGCTGACCCGGCTGACGGCAGCGGGCGCGACCTACCTGGTCATCGTCTGCCTGCTGCCGGAAGTGATGCGCTCGCAGATGGGCACCTCGTTCTACTTCGGTGGCACCTCGCTGCTGATTGTCGTGGTCGTGGTGATGGACTTCATTGCGCAGATCCAGGCGCACCTGATGTCGCACCAGTACGAAAGCCTGCTGAAAAAGGCGAACCTGAAGGGTTCCCGCGGTGGCGCCGGCGCGCGCTGA
- a CDS encoding class II 3-deoxy-7-phosphoheptulonate synthase has translation MPTAERSLHPVNLPENWNPTSWRERTALQLPTYGDAEELAGVLAELRALPPLVTSWEILALKQQIADAQEGKCFVLQGGDCAETFDACSSDVISNRLKVLLQMSLVLVHGMRKPVVRVGRFAGQYAKPRSADSETIDGVTLPSYRGDMVNAPLFEAAARRPDPRRMVKAHARSAMTMNFVRALIDGGFADLRHPEYWNLDWVGHSPLAAEYRHMVESIGDAVRFMETLSGGSVRNLDRVDFYTSHEALLLPYEESFTRQVPRHWGWFNLSTHYPWIGMRTAAIDGAHVEYFRGIRNPIAVKVGPSVTPDQLMRVVDVLNPQDEPGRLTLIHRMGAAHIAEKLPPLLDAVRRDGRRVLWVCDPMHGNTEATANGYKTRKFANIGDELELAFDLHAAAGTRLGGAHLELTGEDVTECTGGARGLTEVDLERAYHSTVDPRLNYEQALEVAMLIVRKQSQLSAADKSA, from the coding sequence ATGCCCACCGCCGAACGTAGCCTGCACCCCGTGAATCTCCCCGAGAACTGGAACCCGACCTCCTGGCGCGAGCGCACCGCGCTCCAGTTGCCGACCTACGGCGACGCCGAGGAGCTTGCCGGGGTGCTCGCGGAGCTGCGGGCGCTGCCGCCGCTGGTGACGTCCTGGGAAATCCTCGCGCTCAAGCAGCAGATCGCCGACGCCCAGGAAGGCAAGTGCTTCGTGTTGCAGGGCGGTGATTGCGCCGAGACCTTCGATGCGTGCTCGTCGGACGTCATTTCGAACCGCCTGAAGGTGCTGTTGCAGATGAGCCTGGTGCTCGTGCACGGCATGCGCAAGCCGGTCGTGCGGGTAGGGCGGTTTGCCGGCCAGTACGCCAAGCCGCGTTCGGCCGACAGCGAGACGATTGATGGCGTGACCCTGCCGAGCTACCGCGGCGACATGGTCAATGCGCCGTTGTTCGAAGCTGCCGCGCGACGCCCGGATCCACGGCGCATGGTCAAGGCGCATGCGCGTTCGGCGATGACGATGAATTTCGTGCGTGCGCTGATCGACGGCGGGTTTGCCGATCTGCGGCATCCCGAGTACTGGAACCTCGACTGGGTCGGGCACTCGCCGCTGGCCGCCGAGTACCGCCACATGGTCGAGTCCATCGGCGATGCGGTCCGTTTCATGGAAACGCTGTCGGGCGGATCGGTCCGCAACCTGGACCGGGTCGACTTCTACACCTCGCACGAGGCGCTGCTGCTGCCGTACGAGGAGTCGTTCACCCGCCAGGTGCCGCGTCACTGGGGCTGGTTCAACCTGAGCACCCATTACCCGTGGATCGGCATGCGTACGGCGGCGATCGACGGCGCCCACGTCGAGTACTTCCGTGGCATCCGCAACCCGATAGCCGTCAAGGTCGGGCCCTCGGTCACGCCGGATCAGCTGATGCGGGTGGTGGATGTGCTCAACCCCCAGGACGAGCCGGGTCGCCTGACGCTGATCCATCGCATGGGCGCGGCGCATATCGCCGAGAAACTGCCGCCGCTGCTGGATGCGGTACGCCGCGACGGTCGCCGCGTGCTGTGGGTGTGCGACCCGATGCATGGCAACACCGAAGCCACCGCGAATGGTTACAAGACGCGCAAGTTCGCCAACATCGGCGACGAGCTGGAGCTGGCCTTTGACCTGCACGCCGCCGCCGGGACCCGGTTGGGTGGGGCGCATCTGGAGCTGACCGGCGAGGACGTCACCGAGTGCACCGGTGGCGCGCGCGGCCTGACCGAAGTCGACCTGGAGCGTGCGTACCATTCCACCGTCGACCCGCGGCTGAACTACGAGCAGGCGCTGGAGGTCGCGATGCTGATCGTGCGCAAGCAGTCGCAGCTCTCGGCGGCCGACAAGAGCGCATAG
- the rpsK gene encoding 30S ribosomal protein S11: MANPSGSKTKKKVKRVVTDGVAHVHASFNNTIITITDRQGNALSWATSGGAGFRGSRKSTPFAAQVAAEKAGRAALDYGVKSLEVRIKGPGPGRESAVRSLNNVGYKIINIIDVTPIPHNGCRPPKKRRV; this comes from the coding sequence ATGGCCAATCCAAGCGGCTCGAAGACGAAGAAGAAGGTCAAGCGCGTCGTCACCGACGGCGTTGCGCACGTCCACGCTTCGTTCAACAACACCATCATCACGATCACCGACCGCCAGGGCAATGCGCTCTCGTGGGCGACGTCGGGCGGCGCGGGTTTCCGCGGTTCGCGCAAGTCGACCCCGTTTGCCGCCCAAGTGGCGGCCGAAAAGGCCGGCCGTGCTGCGCTCGACTACGGCGTCAAGTCGTTGGAAGTGCGCATCAAGGGCCCGGGTCCGGGTCGGGAATCCGCCGTTCGTTCGCTGAACAACGTCGGGTACAAGATCATCAACATCATCGACGTGACGCCGATTCCGCACAACGGTTGCCGCCCGCCGAAAAAGCGTCGCGTCTGA
- a CDS encoding aminotransferase class I/II-fold pyridoxal phosphate-dependent enzyme, whose translation MPQFAQRIGRAQPSAIMQVAEKAKRLKAEGRDIINFSIGVPNFLPGDHIYAAARESLAHDSGQYGSNRGSDALLEAFLAHLEKIGLTGYTVANLASGIGAKQVIYNLAEALLDEGDTIAFAVPYWTSYRDIAAIVNAKVDLLPCPAAQDYKLTPQQLEAALEKKPRVFLFNNPSNPTGMVYGREEIAALADVLVRYPDTWIITDDIYHAMVFDELGYHNFAHARPELRDRLIFVDSLSKTYGMPGWRVGLMAGPESVAKAIATLNSNHITSIPEVVQAAAVAAMAGPQDVPAAKRREFQAKRDQVMDVMDAIPGVVCPRPQGAFYAFPDVSVAFGRVHGPSGLAIADDLTFCSVLLETKGVACVPGSAFGEPRAVRISYTCPTPQLAPGLQRFAEFFAELN comes from the coding sequence ATGCCCCAGTTTGCCCAGCGCATCGGTCGGGCCCAGCCCAGCGCGATCATGCAGGTCGCCGAGAAGGCCAAACGGCTGAAGGCCGAAGGCCGCGACATCATCAACTTCTCGATCGGCGTGCCCAACTTCCTGCCCGGCGACCACATCTATGCCGCGGCGCGCGAATCCCTGGCCCACGACAGCGGCCAGTACGGCAGCAACCGCGGCTCCGACGCGCTGCTGGAGGCCTTCCTCGCGCACCTGGAAAAAATCGGCCTGACCGGTTACACCGTGGCCAATCTGGCCAGCGGAATTGGCGCCAAGCAGGTGATCTACAACCTGGCCGAGGCGCTGCTCGACGAGGGCGACACCATCGCGTTCGCGGTGCCGTACTGGACCAGCTACCGCGACATCGCGGCCATCGTCAACGCGAAGGTCGATCTGCTGCCGTGTCCTGCCGCCCAGGACTACAAGCTGACGCCGCAGCAGCTTGAGGCCGCGCTGGAGAAGAAGCCGCGGGTGTTCCTGTTCAACAACCCGTCCAATCCCACCGGCATGGTCTACGGCAGGGAGGAGATCGCTGCGTTGGCCGACGTGCTGGTGCGCTATCCCGATACCTGGATCATCACCGACGACATCTACCACGCGATGGTGTTCGACGAGCTGGGCTACCACAACTTCGCCCACGCCCGGCCGGAACTGCGTGATCGGCTGATCTTTGTCGACTCGCTGTCCAAGACCTACGGCATGCCCGGTTGGCGCGTGGGCCTGATGGCGGGTCCGGAGTCGGTCGCCAAGGCGATTGCCACACTCAATTCCAACCACATCACCAGCATCCCCGAGGTCGTCCAGGCGGCAGCGGTGGCCGCAATGGCAGGGCCGCAGGATGTGCCGGCCGCCAAGCGGCGCGAGTTCCAGGCCAAGCGCGACCAGGTCATGGACGTGATGGACGCAATCCCCGGCGTGGTCTGCCCGCGTCCGCAGGGCGCGTTCTACGCGTTTCCCGATGTCAGCGTCGCGTTCGGTCGGGTGCACGGTCCCAGCGGTCTGGCGATCGCTGACGACCTGACATTCTGCAGCGTGCTGCTGGAAACCAAGGGCGTGGCGTGCGTGCCCGGTTCGGCCTTCGGTGAGCCGCGTGCCGTGCGCATCAGCTACACCTGCCCGACCCCGCAGCTGGCCCCGGGCCTGCAGCGGTTTGCCGAATTTTTCGCCGAATTGAACTGA
- the typA gene encoding translational GTPase TypA, whose protein sequence is MSIERLRNIAIVAHVDHGKTTIVDCLLKQSGTFSDRTVLAERVMDSNDQEKERGITILAKNTAITWQGNRINIVDTPGHADFGGEVERVLSMVDSVLILVDAMDGPMPQTRFVTQKAFAMGFKPIVVINKIDRPGARPDWVIDQVFDLFDKLGATNEQLDFPIVYTSALHGYAGLEDTVRDGDMTALYEAIMKHVPPPAVDPDGPFQMRISQLDYNSFVGLIGVGRIQRGKVRTNMPVTVIDREGKKRQAKVLQVLGFMGLERVEVEEAEAGDIIAISGVQDLGISDTLCSVDKPEALPPLTVDEPTISMTFQVNNSPFAGRKDFSGGKFITSRQIRERLERETLHNVALKVEEGSDPDKFLVSGRGELHLSVLIETMRREGFELAVSRPEVIIKEIDGQLMEPVEQLVVDIEEQHQGGVMEKLGIRKGQLKNMESDGKGRVRLDYMIPARGLIGFQNEFKTLTQGTGLLFHVFDHYGPREVGAIAKRPNGVMISNSAGATPAYSLGPLEERGKLFAAEGDNVYEGQLIGIHSKDNDLTVNPIKTKPLTNMRASGKDDAIKLTPAIKFTLEQALDFIEDDELVEVTPREIRLRKKHLTETDRKRASRS, encoded by the coding sequence ATGTCCATCGAACGCCTTCGCAATATCGCCATCGTCGCCCACGTTGACCACGGCAAAACCACCATCGTTGATTGCCTGCTCAAGCAGTCCGGCACGTTCTCCGACCGCACTGTGCTGGCCGAGCGGGTGATGGACAGCAACGACCAGGAAAAGGAACGTGGCATCACGATCCTGGCCAAGAATACCGCCATCACCTGGCAGGGCAACCGGATCAACATCGTCGACACCCCTGGACACGCCGACTTCGGCGGCGAGGTCGAGCGCGTGCTCTCGATGGTCGACTCGGTACTGATCCTGGTGGATGCGATGGACGGGCCGATGCCGCAGACGCGCTTCGTCACCCAGAAGGCATTCGCGATGGGCTTCAAGCCGATCGTGGTGATCAACAAGATCGACCGTCCCGGCGCGCGTCCGGACTGGGTGATCGACCAGGTGTTCGACCTGTTCGACAAGCTCGGCGCGACCAACGAGCAGCTCGACTTCCCGATCGTCTACACCTCCGCGCTGCACGGCTATGCCGGTCTGGAGGACACGGTGCGCGACGGCGACATGACCGCGCTGTACGAGGCGATCATGAAGCACGTGCCGCCGCCGGCGGTGGACCCCGACGGTCCGTTCCAGATGCGCATCAGCCAGCTGGACTACAACAGCTTCGTCGGCCTGATCGGCGTCGGGCGCATCCAGCGCGGCAAGGTGCGCACCAACATGCCGGTCACCGTGATCGACCGCGAAGGCAAGAAGCGCCAGGCCAAGGTGTTGCAGGTGCTGGGCTTCATGGGCCTGGAGCGGGTCGAGGTGGAAGAGGCCGAAGCCGGCGACATCATCGCCATCTCCGGTGTGCAGGACCTGGGCATTTCCGACACGCTGTGCTCGGTGGACAAGCCCGAGGCGCTGCCGCCGTTGACCGTGGACGAGCCGACCATCTCGATGACCTTCCAGGTCAACAACTCGCCGTTCGCCGGCCGCAAGGACTTCAGCGGCGGCAAGTTCATCACCAGCCGCCAGATCCGCGAGCGCCTGGAGCGCGAGACGCTGCACAACGTCGCCCTCAAGGTCGAGGAAGGCTCGGATCCGGACAAGTTCCTGGTGTCCGGCCGCGGCGAGCTGCACCTGTCGGTGCTGATCGAGACCATGCGCCGCGAAGGCTTCGAGCTGGCGGTGTCGCGCCCGGAAGTGATCATCAAGGAGATCGACGGCCAGTTGATGGAGCCGGTCGAGCAGCTGGTGGTCGATATCGAGGAGCAGCACCAGGGCGGCGTGATGGAGAAGCTGGGCATCCGCAAGGGCCAGCTGAAGAACATGGAGTCCGACGGCAAGGGACGCGTGCGTCTGGATTACATGATCCCCGCGCGCGGCCTGATCGGCTTCCAGAACGAGTTCAAGACCCTGACCCAGGGCACCGGCCTGCTGTTCCATGTGTTCGACCATTACGGCCCGCGCGAGGTCGGCGCGATCGCCAAGCGCCCCAACGGCGTGATGATCTCCAACTCGGCCGGCGCCACCCCCGCCTATTCACTGGGGCCACTGGAAGAGCGCGGCAAGCTGTTTGCCGCCGAGGGCGACAACGTCTACGAAGGCCAGCTCATCGGCATCCACTCCAAGGACAACGACCTCACCGTCAACCCGATCAAGACCAAGCCGCTGACCAACATGCGCGCCTCGGGCAAGGACGATGCGATCAAGCTGACGCCGGCGATCAAGTTCACCCTGGAGCAGGCGCTGGACTTCATCGAGGACGACGAGCTGGTCGAGGTGACGCCGAGGGAAATCCGCCTTCGCAAGAAGCACCTGACCGAGACCGACCGCAAGCGCGCCAGCCGCAGCTGA
- the rplQ gene encoding 50S ribosomal protein L17 — protein MRHQKSGRKFNRTSAHRDAMFTNMAASLIKHGAIRTTLPKAKELRRVAEPLITLGKTDGVANRRLAFSRLRDKEAVGTLFVELGPRYSARPGGYLRILKCGFRAGDNAPMAYVELVDRPQSAAE, from the coding sequence ATGCGCCACCAGAAATCAGGACGCAAATTCAACCGTACCAGTGCCCATCGCGATGCGATGTTCACCAATATGGCCGCGTCGCTCATCAAGCACGGAGCAATCCGTACGACCCTGCCCAAGGCCAAGGAGCTGCGCCGCGTGGCGGAGCCGCTGATCACCCTTGGCAAGACGGATGGCGTTGCCAACCGTCGCCTCGCCTTCTCGCGCCTGCGCGACAAGGAAGCGGTGGGTACGCTGTTCGTCGAACTCGGCCCGCGTTACAGCGCGCGTCCGGGTGGTTACCTGCGCATCCTCAAGTGCGGCTTCCGTGCCGGTGACAATGCGCCGATGGCCTACGTGGAACTGGTTGACCGTCCGCAATCCGCGGCGGAGTAA
- a CDS encoding DNA-directed RNA polymerase subunit alpha, protein MTVTANQVLRPRGPQIERLTDNRARVVIEPLERGYGHTLGNALRRVLLSSIPGFAITEVEIDGVLHEYTTVEGLQEDVLEVLLNLKDVAITMHSGESATLSLSKQGPGVVTAADIKTDHNVEVVNGDHVIAHLTKDTALSMRIKVERGYGYQPATSRRNPEEETRTIGRLMLDASFSPVRRVAYSVEAARVEQRTDLDKLIIDIETNGTIDAEEAVRTAAEVLSDQLSVFGDFTQRERGAAKPASTGIDPVLLRPIDDLELTVRSANCLKAESIYYVGDLIQKTEVELLKTPNLGKKSLTEIKEVLAQRGLSLGMKLENWPPAGIASHGMMG, encoded by the coding sequence ATGACGGTTACCGCCAATCAGGTGCTGCGCCCACGCGGTCCCCAGATCGAACGCCTCACCGACAACCGCGCACGGGTGGTCATCGAGCCGCTCGAGCGTGGCTACGGTCACACGCTGGGCAACGCGTTGCGCCGGGTCCTGCTGTCCTCGATCCCGGGCTTTGCGATTACCGAAGTCGAGATCGATGGCGTGCTGCACGAATACACCACGGTCGAAGGATTGCAGGAGGACGTGCTCGAGGTCCTGCTCAACCTGAAGGACGTCGCCATCACCATGCACTCCGGCGAGTCGGCGACCCTGTCGCTGAGCAAGCAGGGTCCCGGCGTGGTGACCGCGGCTGATATCAAGACCGACCACAACGTCGAAGTCGTCAACGGCGACCACGTGATCGCGCACTTGACCAAGGACACCGCGCTCAGTATGCGCATCAAGGTCGAGCGTGGTTACGGCTACCAGCCCGCGACCAGCCGCCGCAATCCGGAGGAGGAGACCCGCACCATCGGTCGTCTCATGCTGGATGCGAGCTTCAGCCCGGTCCGCCGCGTGGCGTACTCGGTGGAAGCCGCACGCGTCGAGCAGCGCACCGACCTGGACAAGCTGATCATCGACATCGAGACCAACGGCACCATCGACGCGGAAGAGGCGGTTCGCACCGCCGCGGAAGTGCTCAGTGACCAGCTGTCGGTGTTCGGCGACTTCACCCAGCGCGAGCGCGGTGCAGCCAAGCCGGCCAGCACCGGGATCGATCCGGTGTTGCTGCGTCCGATCGACGATCTGGAACTGACCGTGCGCTCGGCCAACTGCCTCAAGGCGGAAAGCATCTACTACGTCGGCGATCTGATCCAGAAGACCGAAGTCGAACTGCTGAAGACGCCGAACCTCGGCAAGAAGTCGCTCACCGAGATCAAGGAAGTGCTTGCCCAGCGCGGCCTCTCGCTCGGCATGAAGCTCGAAAACTGGCCGCCTGCAGGCATCGCCTCGCACGGCATGATGGGCTAA
- the rpsD gene encoding 30S ribosomal protein S4 encodes MARYIGPTCKLARREGVDLGLKSASRALDSKCKLEQKPGQHGATLRRGKMSDYANQLREKQKVKRTYGLLERQFRNYYKKAAAKRGNTGEILLQLLETRLDNVVYRMGFAVTRPAARQLVSHRGVTVNGKSVNLPSYQVKAGDAIALSERAQKQLRVQESLTVSQQMDLSPSWIDVDSKKFAGVFKAIPERTDLSADINEALIIELYSK; translated from the coding sequence ATGGCTCGTTATATTGGTCCCACCTGCAAACTTGCCCGTCGCGAAGGCGTCGATCTCGGCCTCAAGTCCGCCTCGCGCGCGCTTGACTCCAAGTGCAAGCTCGAGCAGAAGCCCGGTCAGCATGGCGCGACGCTCCGTCGCGGCAAGATGTCCGATTACGCCAACCAGCTCCGTGAGAAGCAGAAGGTCAAGCGCACTTACGGCTTGCTTGAGCGCCAGTTCCGGAACTACTACAAGAAGGCGGCGGCGAAGCGCGGCAACACGGGTGAAATCCTGTTGCAGTTGCTCGAAACCCGTCTCGACAACGTCGTTTACCGCATGGGCTTTGCGGTGACCCGGCCGGCCGCGCGCCAGCTGGTGTCGCACCGCGGTGTCACGGTCAACGGCAAGTCGGTCAACCTGCCTTCCTACCAGGTCAAGGCCGGTGACGCGATTGCGTTGTCCGAGCGTGCGCAGAAGCAGTTGCGCGTGCAGGAGTCGCTGACCGTGTCGCAGCAGATGGACCTGTCGCCGTCCTGGATCGATGTGGACAGCAAGAAGTTCGCAGGTGTCTTCAAGGCGATTCCGGAGCGTACGGACCTGTCGGCGGACATCAACGAAGCGCTGATCATCGAGCTGTACTCGAAGTAA
- the rpsM gene encoding 30S ribosomal protein S13, whose amino-acid sequence MARIAGVNLPAQKHVWVGLQNIYGIGRTRSKQVCESADVKLSTKIRDLSEPEVERLRGEIGKFIVEGDLRREIGMSIKRLMDLGCYRGLRHRRGLPLRGQRTKTNARTRKGPRRAIRK is encoded by the coding sequence ATGGCGCGTATTGCGGGCGTCAATCTGCCTGCCCAGAAGCACGTCTGGGTCGGGCTGCAGAACATCTACGGCATTGGCCGTACCCGTTCCAAACAGGTCTGCGAGTCGGCCGACGTCAAACTGTCGACCAAGATCCGCGACCTGTCCGAGCCGGAAGTCGAGCGTCTGCGCGGCGAGATCGGCAAGTTCATCGTCGAAGGCGACCTGCGTCGCGAAATCGGCATGTCGATCAAGCGCCTCATGGACCTGGGTTGCTACCGCGGCCTGCGTCACCGTCGCGGCCTGCCGCTTCGTGGCCAGCGCACCAAGACCAACGCACGTACCCGCAAGGGTCCGCGTCGGGCCATCCGGAAGTAA